A genomic window from Camelus ferus isolate YT-003-E chromosome X, BCGSAC_Cfer_1.0, whole genome shotgun sequence includes:
- the LOC116662021 gene encoding SH3 domain-binding glutamic acid-rich-like protein 3 encodes MSSIKVYYTSVSGSREVKQRQEEVTRILDTYKIKYELIDISVSLKMLQEMKMKVSISKALPPQIFNGQEYCGDFEMFHKAKENKEILKFLKME; translated from the exons ATGAGCTCCATTAAAGTCTATTACACCAGCGTGTCAGGGTCTAGGGAG GTgaagcagagacaggaagaagtTACCAGAATTTTAgatacttacaaaataaaatatgaattaatagATATTTCTGTCAGTTTGAAAATGCTTCAAGAAATGAAGATGAAGGTTTCCATCTCTAAGGCTCTACCACCTCAGATATTCAATGGCCAAGAATATTGTGGA gattttgaaatgtttcataaggcaaaggagaacaaagaaattctgaaattccTGAAGATGGAATGA